The following DNA comes from Quercus robur chromosome 1, dhQueRobu3.1, whole genome shotgun sequence.
ATCCAAACATTTTTCATATCAACCCTAAATAGCACCCCAAGATTTACTCCACCTGTCATGGCCATGGATTTTCCATTATTTCTAACCTAACAAATCATAGAAATCTAATCTCAAAATTTCAGTTATTCTATTCCCGCTCTTACACAACTACCATATGCAAATAGAATTTATTTAAACGATAAAAATAAAGCCTTAATTCTAAAATTAGGTATTAGCTATGGATCCTACATTCCTATTATATCTGAAATCATGTTTTCTGTTACTTTCTTAattaatatatcattttttattacttctactaatgttattttggtcttcctctaccttttCTCACTCCCTCAACTTAGATTAACTCAATCTTTCTTACCAGTTCATTATTCTCCATCCTCCTCTGAACATGACCTAACAATTTCAAGCAACTCTTTCTAATCTTTTTCATGGGTTGCCCTATCTTTAAGGAAATCTCTTTATTTTGAATCCTATCCTTCTGTGTTTCTTACTTATCTATCTTAACATTCACATTTCCACTTCTCTCATTTTATGATATGTTGCTTCTTAACCACCCAACATTCAGTTTCATAAAGTATAGTTGGTCATGTAAAAGtcatacaaaaattttcttttaaggcATTCTACAGTCACATAATACTCCTAATGCGCTTCTCCACTTCATCTACTCTCCATCTTTATGAATTATTATCCAAGATATCAAAAACTCTCACTCTTTAGTATCTCTTGGCCATCAAGTATTATTGCTGCTTCATCTTTGTTTCCACTTTTATTAAACTTACATTCCATTTACTCTGTTTTAGGCCTACTTAAACGAAGGCTTTTAGATTCCAAGGTGTCTCACCAAATTCCTAACTTGGCATTAACTCTACTTCTAGTTTTTATTCACTAAAAGCATACACCAAGAGACTTCCTCTTGAGTCGGTTTAGTGATCTCTTCAATCACTAGTGCAAAGAGATATGgacttaatgttgattcttgaTGCAAACTTATAGTGGTAGCAAACACACTTGTGATTCCTCCACTTGTTCTCACAATACAATTTATTCAAAAAGTTCATGAAACTTATCAGCATCAATCACAACCGCCAAATCTGGTGTTGCACAATCCCTCTCCAAGACCCACCCAAAACTTATGTAGAAGAGAACAGAAATAGTACAAAAAATCATTTACTTGACTGAAATAAAGAAGGCTTTACAAGTATAGTTCTTCTAGCGCAACAATCAAACTAatctgccattttttttttttttttgaataatcagACTACACTACTTAATTAGAATAGAAAAGTaatcattcataaacaaattcaTTCGACAAGAGAGAAGCCTCAACTCAAACAACAACTTTGCCCTCCTTAGCATCCTCAATTTGTCATTAGACAACCACAAGCTCCCTCCATCAACCCCAAATGACACTGATCTATGTGAAGCAAGTTCCAGTAATTGTTCATCcgatttaaagttttaaaccataaaaaacaaatgcacaAAGCTCCTTGCAGCCCTGCAGAATTATCTCTAAACTCTCTTGATCAATGAATCCATCTCTCAGATATAAGTACTTTATGTTTGGCAGAAAGGTGACAATGGCTGACACTACTTCTCTCCAAAAAAGTTCAATAATAACAATCTCTAAATGACAGGAATTCTTGCAGTGAAGACTGATTTCTTCAAGTATCTTTTCCAGTATCTTTTCCATGTGAACGCTATAAGGACTTCCAAGTTTCAACAGCTCCAGATTTTTCCACTTACTTATGACTTCTAACAGAACAAATGAAGAATTCTTCCCCATCACAGATGGCAAACATAGAGCCTTCAACTCAGGGCACCTGGAGAAAATGAAATGCATCAATGTCAATACGGATTCTTCAATTCTATTAGCAAGATCTGCTAATCTTCTACACCACGACCTATGGCTATATATGCACCTTGCAAAGATTAGGGAAGCAGCGAGGATGTGAGAAAAAGTAAATTAATGTTTGCAATTCATGCAAAGTTAAGTTTAAAAACTCGTAAAAATCATTCAGGATTTTTGGCCTAGGAAGCACATATATTTAGGGTGCAGTACTTGAGTCATAACGGTGTCCTATCTGCCATAtcatattacaattttttttttaaattgctcaTATCGTACCCGTAGCAATGTCTATGTCCGTGTTCGTGCATCCTAGCTATTGGCtatttattttgattctttATATACAAGAGTGAGACTAGGTCTCAACAACATTGCCAACCAGCCTTTAATTAGAAGTAACCATTTAATCATGTGCACAATCATGACACCACACCACATACcacataacatatatatatatatataagaacaatGAATTAGGGGAGGCTAAACTAAGACATTGTGAACAGTTGACAATGGGATTGAttaaacaaacattttttttttttttgttaattaaggTATAAAACTAGAGAACTTACTCGTCTGCTAAATATCTTAACACCTCATCTGGGCACGAGGTAGGGGGCATGACTGAAGTAGCATTTCCTCGACTACGATTGATTATCAACttcaaatattcatttgttAAAGGCGGCCGATGAACAAattcttgaaaattaataattttccaGCATGAAGGATCAAGGCTCGCTCTATACcatgacttgcacacaaagggAATGTCATATAGCAATGACTCCGTGCCCACTATTGTAAGAATATTCACCAAACAGTCCGTTTGCAAATCCTCCCATTTTGGTCCAGCCATCTAtgatattacaaaataaaactgAAGTTCCTTATAAAAACTAAAGCATGTGTCATATATATAGCCCAGCCCAGTCACAACTGTTTCATATACTAGGCGAAGTCAAACTTCAAATTCAGTTGGTAACAATGAATATACCGTTCAAGAACAGAATAAGATGAATCATAATGAGCAAGGCAatcatagtaaaaaaaaaatagaaagacatTCAACTGTTAGagaaaacagaaacaaaataaaatgggcaTATATTAGAGATTGTACCTGTGAAACCAAGAAGAACAATCAACAATGTGAGAGGTTATGGATCCTAGGGAATCGGATATGGATTCTATCCAACTAGGCACTAGCTAGTGAACGTTCAAGTCTATGTACATAGGGATAACGGTCGATCAAGGTATCGTTACTTGTTTcgcatccaaaaaagaaaaagaaaaaagatatcgTTGTTTTCGGAGTTAATGAAGAATTGCTCTAATCAATGATGGGCCTATGGATCTGACCCAAAAAATTGAGGGGCCTAACTTCCTAAGCCCACAATACAACTTAGGGTTGTTTAACAGTAAATAATACaagcattaaaaaataaatgtggcTGCTGGGATTCGAGCCCAGGTCTCCACGGCCACAACGTGGAATTCTTACCACTAAACTACAGCCACAACGTGTATACTGAtctcaaataaaatttcctttaacGGTTTAATTAACAACTCTAGAATGCAGAGATAAGGAActtgtcaatttcttttttaataatctcACAGTTATAACAACGAAAATGAATAACCTTGAACCTTGGTTTTCATCATAAATAAAAGCAGGCTATGCTTATTGAATTACAAGACTTTTAGCATAATTAAATTGTTACAAGTGTGTGAGGGGATTTAAACCCTAgttctccttaaaaaaaaagagaccaaGTAATGTCATTAAACTACAAGGTTCATGACATCAACCATGATTTTATTGCTAGTGTCTTCACtttcttttacataaatttgagacagaaagggagagagatagTATAGCTTATTCATTCCTTATTACTTCAatttagaaaatgttaaaagGTAGAGTCTGAATTTGATAAAGATTGGGTGCAAAACTCATGTTTCACACAATCTAATAAGAAATTGTCACATCAGtcttttacttaaaactcattGCATTTtaccacacctaataacatcATATTAGTCTTTTTTATACTTAAAACTAAAATATGGtatttattgagatgttatctTATGTGATCAgatgtatttatattttaataatatgataATGAGACATGTCCTTATTGGAGTGTGTAAACCAAAGAGTTTACACCAAGTCCCTATAAAATTTATTCTGTAAAAGGTAATATAACTACAATACATTCGCAAAGGGGGAGTTTACACCTTATAGATACATGCATAAGGGTACACCAAATCCTTAAGggtgtaattttcaatttagcctatttataacataataattataaatatggTAATCATAATATAATAAAGGTTTGGAATTGAAAATAGTGGCTTAATTAagtcatttttttatgttcagATTATTCATCTCAAATGTTTTTAACCTCAAACGTGTGGTAGATCTTTAATTTCCTCATTATGGAATACTTTATTGTGTGGTAGatcttttggatatacaccactgtaaatttctctaaaaaaaccCTCTCCCCtctccttgtgtgtgtgtgttaaaaatacttagtattctaaaaaaaaaatattggaaattCAAATATGGTAAACTTAAAATGCAAATGGTAATAATTTTGGTTAGTTATatgttacttttctttttttttttggttagttatATGTTACTTTAAGACCTAAGAACTTCACCATCACACATTCTTGGcatgatggtcactccacaagtataagtacttataGGATTGTAAGGGGTAAAGATTGGGATTCAAGTTTCCAGGAGTaagtttcacacatatacacttaaagtAGGCAAGAGTAGAATTctatttcacataaaaaaaataataataaaaagactCGAGGACTtctatttgtaatatttaacataataactataaatatgagaatttttttgttttatacgaaatagaaattttactctaaaataatctaagtatatatgtgtgtgtgtgtgtgtgtgtgtgtgtgtgtgtgtgtgaagttctCTCTTAGATACTTGAATCTTGCCCTTGTCCCTCACAAGCACTTAGGGCACCCCTCACAAGCACTTAGGGCAcatttggtagattgtaatagacactgtaatgtaatagatattcctATGGCATAACTATTcggttgtttggttatgtttttattacaatgaatagttatttcttataaatagctattcttcaaaatgaggaataattattcgTTATCAAAAGTATTGAATATCTATTCCTTCATCttatataataacttttttttaaaattttccaaaaagccATTAGTTGCGACatcttcaaaagaaaattaaataaattttccttgttattaattattagctctattttgaacaccctaaaataagtgttttaggaaatttgacttaaaaatgatttaattacacaTTCTTTTTATACTTTACTAAATTGTAGATGCATATTCAAAATTCTATTCCTAAAGGGTCACCAagctaatgaatagtaatacttattacattccaacttaatgtattccttgtaatacttattcctattgtcatgtaataatcattacagtGTACCAAACTTGcccttatacttgtggagtgagcATTGCGCCAAATATGCACGGTGGTTTAAATatggtaataataatataattacatTCTATAAGGTAAAATGGTGGTTTAATTATGACATTAAGGAGAATTTGATTGTGTATTGattataaattcaaatatagTAAACTTAAAATGCAAATGGTAATCATTTTGGGTGAGTTATGCGTGTACATGACTTctatttgtaatatttataacataataattacaaatatggtaataataatataattaaggaTTGTAAATtggtttaatactttaattacGTCCTTTTTAAgggatcaattttttttttttttaaagagaaagtttcaacttatgacgtccacttctgataatagctctttattatcagactaagacactaatcagtttttggtgtaggcggggattaaaCTCTAGaactcttatacaaccatcaaaaACTTTATCAGTTGAATTAACTAGAACCCACTTTTAAGGGATCAAATAGATAGTTTGTGAAAAATGTCAATAACAACTTTTGTGTCCCTAACccctttaattatttataataagttTAAAACCACAGTAGAAAATTTGTtgtaatagctctttatcatcaaaccaagacaccaatcagtttttggtgtaggtggagattaaaccccaaatctcttatataaccatcagagactttaccagttgagttagcTGGAACCCACTTTTAAGGGATCAAATAGATAGTTTGTGAAAAATGTCAATAACAACTTTTGTGTCCCTAACccctttaattatttataataagttTAAAACCACagtataaaatttgttgtaatggTTGagatgataaattattattaaaataataaaatggtaTAACACAAATATTGTGCCTAGTGGTAAGGGTTTAGGCCAACACAACTCAGAACATACATTCGAGTTCCTCATCACGCTACAATGGTCGCCTGCTCAAATAGGGATGGTAATGGGCCAGGGCGGGGTAGGActgaaggatggggtcttcgccCCTACCCCTGCCCCGCCCCTCATGATGGGGAAAATCTTCTTACCCTATCCCCATCCCTTGGGGCCTTAGGAAGCCCTGCCCTATCTTGTAAAACTTTACTTCTTATGAATTTGCCCCACAactatttgcattttttttaataaaacttgtttcattaaaaaaaaatacttgaaattacaactaaatttatcctatcaaatcaaactaatttttagcaaaaactgaataatattatcaaagtgtttaacaagacaatatcataacaaaaacaaaaatctcatagtataataataacaaaataaaagcagAGAGccacattgggtagaataaaataaaataatattgatatgtttatTTGAATAGTATGGTTTTAAGGTatacaaaatttacaattataaacCTTATCAACGCGGAGCGGGAACAGGGTGAGGTAGGTCTAAAAAGTTTTAACTTATCCCCGCCTCACCTCATGATGCgaggctaaaatcttgccccactCTCATTCTACCATCTTTACGGGGTTGTGAAAACCCACGCAGGATGAAGCAAGGTGGTGCAGGTCAAGCAGAGCGAGATAAAATTCTCATCCTTATCCtctaatcattttttatttacaaaaaaataaataaataacaaaaatattgtgaaaaagaTTATATAAATAGATATTTATTTGACAGTCTACACCTAGGACTATAAATGAACCAAGTCGATAATGAACAACTTGAGTGCGGGTCGATAAAAAACtcatttatgtttgtttgtttataaataagccaagcttgaatcttagttttaggcttgtttaataaacaagccaagcccaaggaaaaaaaaattgttcacgaACAAGCTCATGAATTATTAGGTTTGCTACAAAATAATTCAAGTATAAAGtcatttataagtttatgtGTGTTAACTAAATATATTCATTACACATATCTTAATAATGACACGACCAATATAAGACCACTACCtattaccttaatttttttttttccttaactctAAACTGACTAAAAACCACTTTAGATtatagttacatttaaaaataaattaagtggACCACATATGATCCTTTCTCATTAGCCATCTAAAGTAAAGTTATGAAACATGTTAGTATTTTCTCATttataataactagtcgctaaccagtgcgatgcacgggataattaaacaaaatttatacacattcacttttattggtacaatcatttgaaaataattttaactaatacccaaatgtaagagacacattgacttactatttaaagtaaccttctgaagaatttacacatattgtgcaactgagccttaatttctcatcaacaataaaaacatggaaattcaaaacatggaaagaaaataaaaattacaacaattaattccattatctttcatgctatactttgcaattgtacggaattaagtcaactcaatttaagtagttgtaataaaatttgcttttactattctctattctatagagatatgaacatattggatttttcaaataattaccggtattgcaataaaatgatttattattgaaaataagaaataaagaaaatctgtctataacttaaaaaacacaatatactaaaattgaagagataaaattttcggaggacaaaatattatagataattttagaaatagattatacacttaaaagggttagtaatttatagcacttaccccccactattagtatatagacaccaagtgcggtcatcgtaaccctttgaaagaaccttccccaattggaccctataaaaaaaaaaaaaaaacacccaattaacaaaattgatccaaaagggtctaaaaagcacacaaaatcaattcaaaaaacaaaaatatgagacaaattaattactttctgctaccaatgaaatcgtcttttgtattgaTGTTCAaaactgcaacacttatctctctaagaccttcaattaacgaaaacacaaacttctcttagaataccggagtattatgaccatctatacacacacacacacacaaaaaacaaaatcagcataactcactataactctataaaagcctcaaaaatataaagagaaattaaaggggttgaatttgatatttacgtttggagagagagagagtttgcagaaactgtggctttatatttcttaacttgagagaggggtaaggttgctagggttttgaggtgttataatgtttttgtttttattttttattttttaaatattgtgctgacgttgAAAATTGTGGTGCTAGCAGAGGcttcgattttatatatatatatatatatttatatagattaCAAACAAGTATTTTCTAGTTCACCATCAAAAGTGAATGtataaattgtattttgaataaCTGTTGAAATTGTAGACAAGGaataatgaatgaataaatttaattatgtaaaattttaatttgaataatgagTAATCAAAAGTAGGACTAGACGAATGCTAAAATGGatatactatatttttttcttaattttagagatttaagcatttaataatgtaattttttaaatttcaagctCAAAACCTTGACTTGCACTTGAGTTTGAGCTTGTTATTAAGTTTGAGCTtgatttgactaattaattaagccaaattcaagttttttggtttttctacGAGTTCAAGCTCAAACCTTATTTTTAGTCTTGTCAACAGCTCAAGTCgagcttttaacttttcttaACGAGTTAAGTTTAAACATACACTACTTAATAAAACTCGACTAGTTTACTACCGTACACCTAAAAATACTCCATTTATACATACAATGGTCAATGGTGGGTCTTATAGTAAGAGTACACGTGGCAGAACCCCCCAGATACGTAAAGCGTATAAGACAACTCATGCATGAGCAAGAGTATCGAATTCTGTCGTTAACTAGACAAAGTTGCAAGGAACATCCTTCCCACTTACATCGGATGATTCCAATTACATTCCAAAAGCATATTTCTTCACTTCTCGGTCTTCGACTCAAAACTTGtactttctatttttattttcccaatCCCATCCCATAATTATCGCTCACTAATCCCCAAAACCTCACTCCTAAAATCTCACTAATCAACTACTATAAAATTATCTTCTGCTCTTCATTTTGCTAATCCCCAAAACCCTTCAATAAAAGCTATGCTTGACTACTCTCTACTCTAATTAGGTAATGaacaatttcaattaaaatttacattaaaaTGTAGTagaatcttttctttttttttaattaaaagtttGGTGTGATTTCTAATTCAAGTTATTGTTAACGAGGAGCAATCATGATGACTTTAAAAACTTTCCTTGATTTTGAAGGCtctgaattaaatttttttatttattatttaaaaaaaaaaaaaactagtactATTTGGTGGAGAAAGTTTCGATTTTTGGATTGGTTATGGTACTATAAATATGTGTCTCTGATCGTTGAATTTTCGTGGATCAGAAGGGTAATTGGGGTCTTGAGTCCTTTTCCTCTGAACCAACCGTTAGGTCAGCCTCtttctcactcactcactctctctctctctctctctctgaatcgAAAAAATTATGGctaattttgttcaaaattttgatttttgttgtctttgattgtgttaattttttgattATTACAATAATTACAGAGTTTGATTGTTTGGGAATGAAATTGTGTGTAGGCATTGAGTTTTGGAGGAGATCTGAGAGCAATGGCATCTAAGAACAGTTCAAACGGGGATCTCCAAACAACAACTAAGCCACCACCATTGCCGTCTCCATTGCGATTTTCAAAGTTCTTTCAGGTGAGATATTTCAATTTCActtcttgggtttttttttttttttttttttttttaaatatttatatgacagctatttaattattattatcaaaaccTTTTGGGGTTGCCCTTATTATgtgattgtgatttgtgatatTTCTGCATCTGGGTGGTTGCCTTTTCTTGTTGGCAGTTATCATTTCTGCATAATTACTGTCCATATTGCATTTGCTTTATCTAATATTGATTTGATCTCATTCTTTTTGTACAATTGGATCTGCTGAATAGCTCGGTAACTATTTGGTTTGTCTTTTTGGGGCTAAAACTATAGCTTGAACTAGGTTCAATTTTAGACAGGCTTTTTCTTAATCGTAGTAGGTTGGTGCTTAATGATTGGTGGGCTGATTTATCTTATCCTAGAGTCTCTTTACCATAATTAGCTTAACAAACAAGCAGGGGAGGCTAATTAATAAGATCCTGTATTTTGATCAAAGTTCAGGCTTACATCTGTTAAAGCTGAGAGATCATCTCTACCTGTTAAGTATTGGATGGATTGTAATTAGCCCATTTCTTTGGTTTCAACATTACGGTGCTTATGTGCTTTTAAACAGATATGTGTTTATAACATTGTTTGGTTTGAAATTCTTTCCTTTCACTGCACTGCAGAAGGAAGTTTATAATTGTGTATAAGCAGCCCATTTAAcatcttcatgcattttttattttcattcttatcAATTAGTTGATTGATCTGCTCTTCAATTTTCGCTATCGTTGTTGATGACAGTCAAATATGAGAATTTTGGTCACTGGAGGAGCTGGATTCATTGGCTCTCACCTAGTCGATAGAttgatggaaaatgaaaaaaatgaggtCAGCATCTTTTCTCATTATCCAGTGTCAGTTTTTGTGTTTATTATGGGATAATTGTGcctaaaataagtttatggaagATTATTATTCTACACATATCTGAGACACTAATACCAACGAAAAGTATGGCTACTGATTTCATTTGTATTACCTAAAACAATGAAGATGACTATGTTCCATAAATTTTTTCTACTCAGGTAATTGTTGCTGATAACTACTTCACTGGATCAAAGGACAACCTTAAAAAATGGATTGGTCATCCAAGATTTGAGCTTATTCGTCATGGtactttcttaaaattttagtatCTTCCAATTGTTTATAATTCTAAGTCTTCCAATGGAAATTCTATGATACTAAATTATTCCTTCTCTTGATACTTAGATCCATAGCAGCAATATGGGTTcagtttatgttttttaatgGTTATATACTTTCAGTTACTCCTAAAATACAATCTTGCTAGCATACACTCAATTCTTTTAAAGTGCCACTGTGATCTGTACTTGACATCTCAGATCTAGCTTGTATATTGTCCTCTCTTTGACTAAAATATCAGGCTGTGCCAAAATGAAGCATTGCTGTCCTACGAATAAGTTGGCTAATATCTGCAgcatttttttcaactttttatccTGTTATTTCCAGTCATGTAGGGGTATTTTACTGTTAATTCAGTTGATTCACAGGCAGAAAATGCAAATCCCGTTATAGGATGAGTGCTAATCACCATATCCCATTATAGGATGAGTGCTAATCACCATAATCATTGTATTTCGTTTTGAACTTATGTGCTTTGTTAGTTTTGCAACAGACTATTGTCCTGTTTCTTTCACTTCGTGGGATTAATTTGGATGAATATAAATTACactttgcttttgatttttcttatatAGATGTCACTGAGCCATTGTTGGTCGAGGTTGATCAGATTTATCATCTTGCTTGCCCTGCTTCTCCAATTTTCTACAAATACAATCCTGTGAAGGTGTGTATTATATaagtttaattctttttttagatatatatttgtgtgtatcATCAGTAATTTAACAAGTGTCTGcttcttgtctttttcttgtCAAGGAAGTCCTATATGTCCTTTTTGTTAAACATTTGATGTGGTCAACAACAATTCCTTGCTGCATTGTTTATCTCCTCCCGCAATGTCCTATCTtttgaacctatttctttttcatttgaaaatgcGAATGAGCTCCAGGCCTCcagctcaaatggcacctcctccccttgTACAAGAGCAAGGTGGAGGTTGAGGACATGTGTTCAATGCCTACTGTGTGTGTAGCTTACCAATAAATTGATTACAATAAAAGCAATTGGATTTACATCCAAATGACCATTTAATAAATACTTTACTATGAATAGATATGGTGATTTGAAACATCATCAACAATCCTTGGATACTGGCATTCAAGTTTTACATCATTTACCTTGTTATATTATGGAATCTATGTTGATTAATGCCCATGTCTTATAATATTGGTTGTTGTAGTAGAAGTACAAATTTTAGTTGGCATTTTTGTAAGACAATTATTTTGGCCACATTGATGAAAGTAGAGGCAGTTGGAGCATAATTTTTTCCTGAGCTAAATGTACCTTATTGCTTTATCATcttaaatgtttgatttttattttttttaatgacaaaatctTCAACCAAAATTTGTTCTAAACTTGTGAAGAACCACTGATTTTTCCTAACTAGTAGTTTTTATACTTTAACagacaataaaaacaaatgtgATTGGTACACTGAACATGCTGGGACTTGCCAAGCGAGTTGGAGCCAGGTTGGGGAATTTACAGTCTACTTATTACTTTGATTGGCATCATCAACTAGTTATACTCATTATATCATTGAACAGGATTTTGCTTACATCAACTTCAGAGGTATATGGAGATCCTCTTGTGCATCCCCAACCCGAGAGCTATTGGGGAAATGTGAACCCAATTGGTAGGTTTTCCTCTCCAATTAAACCTGTGATCCTTTGTATAATCTATAAGGTGGTTACCATTTATCTTATTagaaattgtgactggagatgTATCTTCATTGAAGAAAGTAGAAAGATTTTCCTTATTgtcttaattttctttaaaatggcTTTAAATTTTGATCAAGGTATATATACAAATATGTCTACTGTATTTGACATGTACAAAAAATCATGATATCTCTGAGAACTTATGTCAGGCAGATAGTGAACAGACCgaacttctttccttgatcatTGTCATAAGCTATGATTTATTATCcaaaatagtacaaaaatgAAAGACAATATACTAgtgaactgcacaatgtgatcAGTCGGCTGCCCATTGCTATTGTTTCAGCAAATATCTAATAAGTTCCATAATGTGGAACAAACTTGCAGTAATATACTAGCTATTTAGCAGATTTCTTTGCCTTCTTAAACATATCATGATTGTACTAGATGCATACTAGATGTCT
Coding sequences within:
- the LOC126701615 gene encoding F-box/LRR-repeat protein At3g48880-like, whose amino-acid sequence is MAGPKWEDLQTDCLVNILTIVGTESLLYDIPFVCKSWYRASLDPSCWKIINFQEFVHRPPLTNEYLKLIINRSRGNATSVMPPTSCPDEVLRYLADECPELKALCLPSVMGKNSSFVLLEVISKWKNLELLKLGSPYSVHMEKILEKILEEISLHCKNSCHLEIVIIELFWREVVSAIVTFLPNIKYLYLRDGFIDQESLEIILQGCKELCAFVFYGLKL